The Salvelinus namaycush isolate Seneca chromosome 13, SaNama_1.0, whole genome shotgun sequence genome includes a region encoding these proteins:
- the LOC120058175 gene encoding calcium-binding protein 39-like: MPFPFGKSQKSPAEIVKSLKENVAYLEKLDAAESKKCEKVAEEVSKNLSSLKEVLCGTGDKEPQTEAVAQLAQELYNTNLLIALIANLQRIDFEGKKDVVQLFSNIVRRQIGTRTPTVEYISSHPQILFMLLKGYESAEVALNCGMMLRECLRHEPLARSVLFSEDFYCFFRYVELSTFDIASDAFASFKDLLTRHKIMCADFLETNYDRVFTEYEKLLHSENYVTKRQSLKLLGELLLDRHNFTVMTKYISRAENLKMMMNMLRDNSRNIQFEAFHVFKVFVANPNKTQPVLDILLKNQAKLVEFLSHFQTDRSEDEQFCDEKNYLIKQIRDLKRPPPPEEA, encoded by the exons ATGCCTTTCCCCTTCGGGAAGTCTCAGAAGAGCCCAGCAGAGATTGTGAAGAGTCTGAAGGAGAACGTGGCTTACTTGGAAAAGCTGGATGCGGCAGAAAGCAAAAAATGTGAAAAG GTTGCAGAAGAGGTGTCTAAGAACCTGTCATCGCTGAAAGAGGTGCTGTGTGGTACAGGAGACAAGGAGCCTCAAACGGAGGCAGTTGCCCAACTGGCCCAGGAGCTCTACAACACCAACCTCCTCATTGCTCTCATTGCAAACCTGCAAAGGATTGATTTTGAG GGAAAGAAGGATGTGGTCCAGCTGTTCAGCAACATTGTACGGCGTCAGATTGGCACCCGTACGCCCACGGTTGAGTATATCTCCTCACACCCACAGATCCTCTTCATGCTGCTGAAAGG GTACGAGAGTGCGGAAGTGGCTCTGAACTGTGGGATGATGCTAAGGGAGTGCCTGCGTCATGAGCCCCTGGCGCGCAGCGTTCTTTTCTCTGAGGACTTCTACTGCTTCTTTCGCTATGTAGAGCTGTCCACCTTCGACATCGCCTCAGATGCTTTCGCTTCATTCAAG GATCTTCTCACGAGACATAAGATTATGTGTGCAGATTTTCTGGAGACCAATTATGACAGGGTGTTTACAGAATATGAGAAGCTCCTGCATTCCGAGAATTATGTCACCAAACGGCAGTCCCTGAAG CTCCTGGGAGAGCTTCTTCTGGACAGACATAACTTCACTGTGATGACCAAGTACATCAGTCGTGCAGAGAACTTGAAGATGATGATGAACATGCTGCGAGACAACAGCCGCAACATCCAGTTTGAGGCCTTCCATGTCTTCAAG GTGTTTGTGGCCAACCCCAACAAGACTCAGCCTGTGCTGGACATCCTGCTGAAGAACCAGGCCAAGCTGGTGGAATTCCTGAGCCACTTCCAGACGGATCGCTCTGAGGACGAGCAGTTCTGTGACGAGAAGAACTACCTGATCAAGCAGATCCGCGACCTGAAGAGGCCCCCGCCACCAGAGGAGGCGTGA